TATAATGGGTATTTTCTCGTTTTCACCATTTCTCTTGATTGCGCTAGTCATGATGGTGAAGCAGATTAATGCGTATGAGCGTGGAGTTATGCTTACTATGGGTAAGTACACCGGTACGAAGCAGCCAGGTTGGCGCATTGTTATTCCTGTTTTTCAACGTATGATTAAGGTCGATATGCGTGTGCAAGTTGTAGATGTCCCAGATCAAGAGGCTATCACGAAGGATAATATTTCTATACGAATCAATGCTGTTATTTACTACAAGGTAACAGATGCCGCTAAATCATTTTTGGAAGTACAAAATTATGGTTGGGCGGTAAGTCAGCTCGCTCAAACAACAATGCGTAATGTAGTTGGTGAAGTTACTTTGGATGATCTTCTTAAGAATCGTGATGACATTGCAGATAGTATTAAATTGATAGTAGATAAAGCTTCTGATCCATGGGGAGTTTTCGTTGCAACTGTGGAATTAAAAGATGTAGTTCTTCCTGAAGATCTAAAACGAACTATGGCAAAAGAAGCTGAAGCTGCACGTGAGAAGAGGGCGGTTATTATAAATGCGTCAGGAGAGAAAGAAGCTGCGAAAGATTTGGCTGCTGCCGCAAAAATGTTGGCAGCTGCTCCGGGAGCTCTTCATTTGCGTACTCTACAATCTATCAATGATCTTTCTTCAGATCAGTCTAATACTACGATTTGGATGGTTCCAGTCGAAGGGTTGGAGGCTCTACGAGGTATTGGATCTCTTGTAAAAAAATAGAACGGTTTGCTCTTGTTCTATTTAGGTCTATTAAGTAATATTCGTTGTGCATTTTTGCACAGTAATATGTCTTTGCCGTTGTGGCGGAACTGGTATACGCGCACGACTCAAAATCGTGTTCCCTCGGGAATATGGGTTCGATTCCCATCAACGGCACCACGCACCGCGCGAATGTAATGAGCTTGCGGATGCGCATCAGGAGCGAAGCAACTTTATCCTAATATCTTATGTACAACAAAACCTATATATCAGGATTGTCAGTTGCAGGCGCTATTAGTACCTTGGCTTGGTTTATGGTTGTTCTAAAATTAGACCCATTTGAATCAACAGCTCTTGCACTCTCACTTTTTTTTATAAGTTTGTTCTTTTCTCTTCTTTGTATTTTCACTCTTATCGGTTTCTATGTACGGCGTTTTGCAGATAAAGGTGAGCTTTATCATTATCATATGTCCGTATCTCTAAGACAGGGCATACTGCTTGCAGTATGTGCTGATGTTAGTTTATTCCTTCTTATGCTCGGCCTTCTTACTTGGTGGTCAGGATTATTGCTTGTTGCGATAATAACCTTGATAGAGTTTTATATGACTAAGTCGGAATCAAACTAAAATTCGTAATCGAAGTGTCGAATTAATTTCATATTTGATGGTGGCCAAAGCGTAATAAATGCTTTACCACTTATTACATCCGGAGATATGAATGCAGATGGATCATCCGGTTGACACTCGCCAAAGCTCTGAAAACAACGCCTTGAATCGCTAGAGTGTGCACGGTTATCTCCCATAGCGAAGTATTTACCTTCCGGGACGTGAAATGTTCGTAGGTTTTCTCTTGCTACTTTGGTGTTACCGTAATTAGTGCTATTTAAATATGTTTCGTTTAATTTCATTTCCTCGCCGTCCTTCGGAGTTATGTAAACAAAATTGTTATTTTTTATTTTTATTGTATCTCCAGGTATACCAATGATTCTTTTTATATAAAATTGTTCGCTGCTGTCCGGTTTGAATACAATAATGTCACCACGTTTTGGTGATCCGATTAAATAGCTGAATTTATTTATCAACATGAACTCACCGATAGTACCTCCGGTTGGTACGCATGCACCATCTATGAAATTTAGAGTGTCACACATAGAAGGGCCGCTCACTTGAAATGGTGATACAATAAAGCTTCTTATAAGAACTACAAGTAATCCTATTATGACAATATTCAATATTAGATCAAATACTGCTTGTAAAGTTTTGTTTTCAGTTTTTTTCATTTAGTTTTGTTTAGAACGCCCGAGGATATTACATCCTAAATGGATCATTTACAACGCAAGTTATCTCTAGTATAATCCATCTGTCTAAAAATAAACATAACACGCAAGGCGCAATCGCTTGCCTTGCGAGATTATAAGGACGCAAAGCGAACATTATTATGGTATTAAGTAATTTTCTTTTCACGAATTATCTAGAGGATGGCGAGGATGTCATGCTTGTTTGTCATCGGCATATTTGGACTCATCGTACGGTTTTGACAAAGGAGTTTCTGGTAGGAATTGTACTTCCAATTATATTTTATTTTGTTTATCCACCATTTCTTTTATTGTGGGGAGCATGGTTGTTCATCGGACTTGTACGTTTTATTTATGCGATAGCTGATTGGTATTATGATGCATGGTTGGTGACAAATATGAGTATTGTGGATGTTGAATGGAATGGTTTTTTCAATCGTCAGGCGAGTCGGATTGAATATCATACGATTGATGGTTTGCAATACACTATTCAAGGGTTTTGGCCTACAATTTTAAATTATGGAAATGTTCAAATCCAGCAGATTGGTGGTGCTATAGTCGTGGAAATGAAGGACGCTATGAATCCTCGCGCCGTTGAAAGAGGTATTTTGAGAGTACAAGAACAAGTAATCAATGATAAAAGCCGTCGTGAGCACGAAGCTCTTAAGGATATTCTGGCTGGTCTTGTGCAGACGAATATGAGGAAGTAGAATAGGGGTGGTTTTATTATATTACTCAGTAATATTGGCTACGATTTAATTGTTTTATATGTCAGAAAAATATGAAGTAGTGGTGGGGCTCGAGATTCACGCTCAGTGCAATACTAAGTCGAAGATGTTTTGTGGATGCGATAATGATTCTTTTGGCAAAGAACCAAATATAAATACATGTCCGATTTGTATGGGGTTTCCCGGCATGTTGCCGGTGGTGAATGCGCAGGCTGTGCAAAAAGGTATCAAAGCCGGCTTGGCACTTGGTTGTAAGATTCCGAGATTGTCTCAATTTGATCGTAAAAATTATTTTTATCCCGAT
This sequence is a window from Candidatus Peregrinibacteria bacterium. Protein-coding genes within it:
- a CDS encoding slipin family protein; amino-acid sequence: MDAFIVSIMGIFSFSPFLLIALVMMVKQINAYERGVMLTMGKYTGTKQPGWRIVIPVFQRMIKVDMRVQVVDVPDQEAITKDNISIRINAVIYYKVTDAAKSFLEVQNYGWAVSQLAQTTMRNVVGEVTLDDLLKNRDDIADSIKLIVDKASDPWGVFVATVELKDVVLPEDLKRTMAKEAEAAREKRAVIINASGEKEAAKDLAAAAKMLAAAPGALHLRTLQSINDLSSDQSNTTIWMVPVEGLEALRGIGSLVKK
- the lepB gene encoding signal peptidase I, which produces MKKTENKTLQAVFDLILNIVIIGLLVVLIRSFIVSPFQVSGPSMCDTLNFIDGACVPTGGTIGEFMLINKFSYLIGSPKRGDIIVFKPDSSEQFYIKRIIGIPGDTIKIKNNNFVYITPKDGEEMKLNETYLNSTNYGNTKVARENLRTFHVPEGKYFAMGDNRAHSSDSRRCFQSFGECQPDDPSAFISPDVISGKAFITLWPPSNMKLIRHFDYEF